The Lachnospiraceae bacterium oral taxon 500 genome window below encodes:
- a CDS encoding 50S ribosomal protein L7ae yields the protein MDKKWGLVSLCQKAGALVSGEYATMEAIKAGKAFLVLLAADASAGTKKKFGDKAGYRGIPVIEAGSRQELGQAIGKGNRTSAAVIDQGFAESIRKKMEEIG from the coding sequence TTGGATAAAAAATGGGGCTTAGTTTCTCTGTGCCAAAAGGCCGGAGCCTTAGTCAGCGGTGAGTATGCCACGATGGAGGCAATCAAAGCCGGGAAAGCATTTTTAGTGCTTTTAGCGGCAGACGCTTCGGCCGGTACCAAAAAAAAGTTTGGCGATAAGGCCGGATACCGGGGCATTCCGGTGATTGAAGCCGGCAGCCGGCAGGAATTAGGACAGGCCATCGGCAAGGGAAACAGAACAAGCGCGGCAGTGATTGATCAAGGCTTTGCGGAGTCGATTCGGAAAAAAATGGAGGAAATCGGATAG
- a CDS encoding arginine--tRNA ligase: MLTQILTQQMEKAFTALNYDTDYAAVGLSARPDLCQFQCNGAMPLAKTLRQAPLAISQAIVQSLMALPESADIFASAEAVQPGFINLNLKDSFLAKHINQLALSDNLMVEKSASPKKVIIDYGGPNIAKPLHIGHLRTAIIGEALKRLLRYLGYEVIGDIHTGDWGLQMGMIISELQRTQPDLPYFDPDFTGQYPAEAPFTLDDLSEVYPRISAMIKEKNENGNPTARAIEMETAAKEATYALQNGHPGYRALWQHIVRLSTADLKANYQRLLVDFDLWYGESDSHNAIPIVLDILRQKNALIESDGAIIADVSQPDDKKEVPPIILVKSDGSYLYGTTDLATLYQREQEFHPDEILYVVDARQALHFTQVFRTAKKYGITPEHTALEFIGFGTMNGKDGRPFKTREGGILRLADLIAMVVNSAADKVQNKEEVNVADVAEMVGISVLKFADLSNYRMKDYVFDLEKFSAFEGKTGPYLLYSIVRIKNILRKLAEENNQPGELLPAISPIERDLQLKLDEFNSVLWQSAKDKAPNYLCEYLYELSTLMNSFYHNHHIINEESAERKASWHRLLQTVLRVLTTGLDILAIPVPDKM; the protein is encoded by the coding sequence ATGCTAACTCAAATCTTAACCCAGCAAATGGAAAAGGCGTTTACCGCCTTAAATTATGATACCGACTATGCCGCCGTCGGACTTTCCGCCCGGCCGGATCTCTGCCAGTTTCAGTGCAACGGTGCGATGCCGCTGGCCAAAACTCTGCGTCAGGCGCCGCTGGCGATTAGTCAGGCCATTGTCCAAAGTCTGATGGCACTGCCTGAATCGGCTGACATTTTTGCCTCGGCCGAAGCCGTTCAGCCGGGCTTTATCAATTTGAACTTAAAAGACAGCTTTTTGGCCAAGCATATCAATCAATTGGCTCTGTCTGACAACTTGATGGTCGAAAAATCAGCTTCCCCCAAAAAAGTAATCATTGACTACGGCGGACCAAACATTGCCAAACCCCTTCATATCGGACATCTGCGCACCGCTATCATCGGTGAGGCCTTAAAGCGGCTGCTCCGCTATCTGGGCTATGAAGTCATCGGCGATATTCATACCGGCGACTGGGGACTGCAAATGGGCATGATTATTTCGGAACTGCAGCGGACACAGCCTGACCTTCCCTATTTTGATCCCGACTTTACCGGCCAGTACCCGGCCGAAGCCCCCTTTACCTTAGATGATTTATCCGAAGTTTATCCCCGTATTTCGGCAATGATTAAGGAAAAGAATGAAAATGGCAACCCGACTGCCAGAGCTATAGAAATGGAAACTGCTGCCAAAGAAGCCACCTACGCCCTGCAAAACGGTCATCCCGGCTACCGGGCACTGTGGCAGCATATTGTCCGGCTGTCAACTGCTGATTTAAAAGCCAACTACCAAAGACTTTTGGTTGATTTTGATTTGTGGTACGGGGAAAGTGACAGCCATAACGCTATTCCGATTGTACTGGATATCCTCAGGCAAAAAAATGCGCTGATTGAAAGCGACGGCGCCATCATTGCCGATGTCAGCCAGCCGGATGATAAAAAAGAAGTGCCGCCGATTATTTTAGTAAAAAGCGACGGCTCGTATTTATACGGAACAACCGACTTAGCCACTCTGTACCAGCGGGAACAAGAGTTTCACCCGGACGAAATTTTATATGTAGTTGACGCCCGGCAGGCGCTGCACTTTACCCAGGTTTTCCGAACCGCCAAAAAATACGGAATCACACCGGAACACACCGCCCTTGAGTTCATCGGCTTCGGCACGATGAACGGCAAAGACGGCCGGCCGTTCAAAACCCGGGAAGGCGGTATCTTGCGTTTGGCTGACCTGATTGCGATGGTGGTTAACAGTGCCGCTGATAAAGTTCAAAACAAAGAGGAAGTCAACGTCGCCGATGTGGCCGAAATGGTCGGCATTTCCGTTTTAAAGTTCGCGGACTTATCCAATTACCGGATGAAGGATTATGTCTTTGACCTGGAAAAGTTTTCCGCCTTTGAAGGCAAGACCGGCCCGTATTTGCTTTACTCAATCGTTCGGATTAAAAACATCCTCCGCAAGCTGGCCGAGGAAAACAATCAACCCGGCGAGCTGCTGCCGGCTATCAGTCCGATTGAACGGGATTTACAGCTGAAACTGGATGAGTTTAACTCCGTTCTGTGGCAGTCAGCCAAGGATAAAGCACCGAACTATCTGTGCGAGTATTTATACGAGCTGTCTACCCTGATGAACTCGTTTTACCATAATCATCATATTATCAATGAAGAATCCGCCGAGCGGAAAGCTTCCTGGCACAGACTCCTGCAAACTGTCCTTCGGGTACTGACAACAGGACTGGATATTCTGGCCATCCCGGTGCCGGATAAAATGTAA
- the ribF gene encoding riboflavin biosynthesis protein RibF, translating into MIVRNLSEDWQIAGTAVILGNFDGVHKGHQLLIARAREIAAAKGLQTSVLTFLPHPAKLLLGKDFRLIYTEEEKEAIFAAAGIENYILLPFTEKNKNMAPTEFIEEILLRRLGARAVIAGSDYRFGQKAAGDAGLLMEKLEPLAVRVTILEKLQMQGEDVSSTRLRAAVMQGDLERFEDLTGRRFHLLGRVSTGRQLGRTIGFPTINVIPPAEKLLPPNGVYAAEVIYQGRCYRAVSNVGISPSVPGKPYSVETYIFDFTDTIYGQPVEIRLLRYLRPEMTFASVEELKAQIQRDAAAVKNMLIL; encoded by the coding sequence ATGATTGTTAGAAATTTGTCGGAAGATTGGCAAATAGCGGGTACGGCCGTTATCTTGGGTAATTTTGACGGAGTGCATAAGGGGCATCAGCTTTTGATTGCCAGAGCCCGGGAGATTGCGGCGGCTAAGGGGCTGCAGACATCGGTTTTGACTTTTTTGCCGCATCCGGCCAAATTATTGCTGGGCAAAGACTTTCGCCTGATTTATACCGAGGAAGAAAAGGAAGCGATTTTTGCGGCCGCCGGGATAGAAAATTATATTTTGCTGCCTTTTACTGAAAAAAACAAGAATATGGCGCCGACGGAGTTTATTGAGGAGATCCTGCTTCGCCGTTTGGGCGCAAGGGCAGTGATTGCCGGCAGCGATTATCGTTTCGGCCAAAAAGCGGCGGGTGATGCCGGCCTGCTAATGGAAAAATTGGAGCCTTTGGCGGTGCGGGTTACTATTTTGGAAAAGCTGCAAATGCAGGGTGAGGATGTCAGTTCGACCCGGTTGCGGGCGGCGGTGATGCAGGGCGATTTGGAGCGGTTTGAGGATTTGACCGGACGCCGCTTTCATTTGCTTGGGCGGGTCAGTACCGGCCGGCAGCTGGGGCGGACGATCGGTTTTCCGACGATTAACGTGATTCCGCCGGCGGAAAAACTGCTGCCGCCGAACGGCGTTTATGCCGCTGAGGTTATTTATCAGGGCAGATGCTATCGGGCCGTCAGCAATGTCGGCATTAGCCCCAGCGTTCCCGGTAAGCCGTATTCGGTGGAAACTTATATTTTTGATTTTACGGACACGATTTACGGTCAACCCGTTGAGATTCGCCTGCTTCGCTATCTCCGGCCGGAAATGACTTTTGCTTCGGTCGAGGAGTTAAAGGCTCAGATTCAGAGAGATGCGGCAGCGGTAAAAAATATGTTGATTTTATAA
- a CDS encoding 30S ribosome-binding factor RbfA: MRKNSHRMTRVNEEVKMELSAIIQREVKDPRIDSLVSVVAVDTTGDLKECKVYISVLGDEEKRAQTMEGLKSSAGFIRRELAHRLNLRNTPNLHFMLDTSIERGVEMSRLIRDVRLEDELHSTGEE, from the coding sequence ATGCGAAAGAACAGTCATCGAATGACAAGAGTCAATGAAGAAGTCAAAATGGAGTTGTCGGCGATCATCCAAAGGGAAGTCAAAGATCCGCGGATCGATTCGCTGGTCAGCGTGGTAGCGGTCGATACGACCGGCGATTTGAAGGAATGCAAGGTTTATATCAGTGTGCTGGGTGATGAAGAAAAGAGAGCCCAGACCATGGAAGGCTTAAAAAGCTCGGCCGGGTTTATCCGCCGGGAACTGGCGCACCGCTTAAACTTGCGGAATACGCCGAATCTTCATTTTATGCTGGATACTTCGATTGAACGAGGCGTGGAAATGTCAAGGCTGATCCGGGACGTCCGCTTAGAGGATGAGCTTCATAGCACAGGCGAAGAATAA
- a CDS encoding aldose epimerase produces MIYQIKNDELQVEINSLGAELWSIRDRAGKEYLWQGEESTWKNRATNLFPFCGRMTGGVYTYQGQSYSMEIHGFAKGMEFAAVEQKPDGLTLAIEDNSKTYAAYPFRFRFLVRYELSGQTIKYSYIVENKDEKTMYFAVGGHPGFQVPVEKGLSFEDYEVRFAKAEVNQILLSPEYFMTKEKVICPAVKNGRMALRHDLFDKDALILSEMGQEIFIQSEKATAKIRVAFPDMTYLAVWHRPHTEAGFVCIEPWSSLPAEQGVVEDLEKKADLIALAADKVYENHWEIEIIS; encoded by the coding sequence ATGATTTATCAAATTAAAAACGATGAACTGCAAGTGGAGATTAATTCGCTGGGAGCGGAGCTGTGGTCGATTCGGGACCGGGCGGGCAAGGAATATTTGTGGCAGGGCGAAGAAAGCACCTGGAAAAACCGGGCAACGAACTTATTTCCTTTTTGCGGCCGGATGACGGGCGGCGTTTATACTTATCAGGGGCAAAGCTATTCGATGGAGATTCACGGTTTTGCCAAGGGCATGGAGTTTGCGGCAGTCGAGCAAAAGCCGGATGGTTTGACATTGGCGATTGAGGATAATTCGAAAACATATGCGGCGTATCCGTTTCGTTTTCGTTTTTTGGTTCGCTATGAATTATCCGGTCAAACCATCAAGTACAGCTATATCGTTGAAAATAAAGATGAAAAAACCATGTATTTTGCGGTTGGCGGACATCCCGGATTTCAGGTGCCGGTTGAAAAAGGGCTTTCTTTTGAGGACTATGAAGTACGCTTTGCCAAGGCGGAAGTCAATCAAATCCTGCTTTCGCCGGAATATTTTATGACAAAGGAAAAAGTGATTTGTCCGGCGGTTAAAAACGGTCGCATGGCACTGCGTCATGATTTGTTCGATAAGGATGCCTTGATTTTAAGTGAAATGGGGCAAGAGATTTTTATTCAAAGCGAAAAAGCGACGGCTAAAATCCGGGTTGCTTTTCCGGATATGACCTATTTGGCGGTTTGGCATCGGCCGCATACGGAAGCCGGTTTTGTCTGCATTGAGCCGTGGAGCTCGCTGCCGGCCGAGCAGGGAGTGGTTGAGGATTTGGAAAAGAAAGCCGATTTAATTGCGTTGGCGGCTGACAAGGTTTATGAAAATCATTGGGAGATTGAGATTATATCTTAG
- a CDS encoding translation initiation factor IF-2 yields MSKIRLYNLAKDMDLDNKELLRIVKELGIDAKSHASTLTDEQVDQVQEYYLQLEYAKQNAAAENVRKDKKEGKPAKKEEDIDPEESKKLKKGKPGKGERVSGYDYDDDDDSLDSEQPAAGAEKFHSKKNDKKKWNKKQEPFENQMPKPSKPEPEEDKVIRLPATITVKDFAKALDKPVSEIVQKLMRQGKMMTANQEMDFKLAEELALGYDCLVEQEAEVDIVDSFFAEEADQEGNLVKRPPVVVVMGHVDHGKTSLLDAIKKTNVTATEQGGITQHIGAYSIDVHGEKVTFLDTPGHEAFTAMRLRGAMATDIAILVVAADDGVMPQTIEAINHAKAAGVQIIVAINKIDKPSANLDRVKQELTEHGLIAEDWGGSTIMVPVSAATKQGLDELLDMIVLVAEMAELKANPNAAARGVVIEARLDKGRGAVATMLVQRGTLKVGDSVVIGAAHGRVRAMMDDKGKPIKKAGPSTPVEILGLNEVPLAGEGFYVAKNEKDARYISEKVKKNLREKMIQATPQKVTLDDLFQQIQEGEMKELKLIVKADVQGSVEAVRQSLEKLSNEEVLIRIIHGGVGAINESDVMLASASNAIIIGFNVRPENSALATAEQEGIDIRLYRVIYNAIEDIELAMKGMLDPVFKEEILGHCEIREIYKVSGLGVIGGAHVTDGKIQRSAKVRLLRDNVVIYDGGLASLKRFKDDAKEVQTGFDCGIMLEKFNDIKVGDIAEAYIMKEIER; encoded by the coding sequence ATGTCAAAAATTAGATTATATAATCTGGCAAAAGATATGGATTTGGATAATAAGGAATTGCTCAGAATTGTCAAAGAGCTGGGGATTGACGCCAAAAGTCATGCCAGTACGCTGACCGATGAGCAGGTTGATCAGGTGCAGGAATATTACCTGCAGCTGGAATATGCGAAACAAAATGCAGCGGCTGAGAATGTCCGCAAAGACAAAAAAGAGGGAAAACCGGCTAAAAAAGAAGAAGATATTGATCCCGAGGAAAGCAAAAAGCTGAAAAAGGGCAAGCCCGGCAAGGGCGAAAGGGTGTCCGGCTATGACTATGACGATGACGATGACAGCTTAGACAGTGAACAACCGGCCGCCGGCGCTGAAAAGTTTCATTCTAAAAAGAACGATAAAAAGAAATGGAATAAAAAGCAGGAGCCATTCGAAAATCAAATGCCTAAGCCGTCAAAACCGGAACCGGAGGAGGATAAGGTAATCCGGCTGCCGGCAACGATCACAGTTAAGGACTTTGCTAAGGCACTGGATAAGCCGGTTTCGGAGATTGTGCAGAAATTGATGCGGCAGGGTAAGATGATGACAGCTAATCAGGAAATGGATTTTAAATTGGCCGAAGAACTGGCACTGGGCTATGACTGTCTGGTGGAGCAGGAAGCGGAAGTGGATATTGTGGACAGCTTTTTTGCGGAAGAAGCCGATCAGGAAGGAAATCTGGTCAAACGGCCGCCGGTAGTTGTGGTTATGGGTCATGTTGACCATGGCAAAACTTCGCTGCTGGATGCGATTAAAAAAACCAATGTGACGGCAACCGAGCAGGGCGGCATTACCCAGCATATCGGTGCGTATTCGATTGATGTGCACGGCGAAAAAGTTACTTTCTTAGACACCCCGGGGCATGAAGCCTTTACCGCTATGCGGCTGCGGGGGGCTATGGCGACTGATATTGCCATATTGGTGGTGGCAGCCGATGACGGTGTTATGCCGCAGACGATTGAGGCGATTAACCATGCCAAAGCGGCCGGTGTGCAAATCATTGTCGCAATTAACAAAATTGATAAGCCCAGCGCCAACTTAGACCGGGTGAAGCAGGAATTAACTGAACACGGCCTGATTGCGGAAGATTGGGGCGGCAGTACGATTATGGTGCCGGTTTCGGCGGCGACCAAGCAGGGACTGGACGAACTGCTGGATATGATTGTGCTGGTTGCGGAGATGGCGGAGCTGAAAGCCAATCCCAACGCTGCGGCCAGAGGCGTAGTGATAGAAGCCAGACTGGATAAGGGCCGTGGTGCGGTAGCAACCATGCTGGTGCAAAGAGGTACCTTAAAGGTCGGCGACAGTGTGGTTATCGGTGCGGCGCATGGCCGGGTACGGGCAATGATGGACGATAAGGGCAAGCCGATTAAAAAAGCCGGGCCGTCCACGCCGGTAGAGATTTTGGGCTTAAATGAAGTGCCGCTGGCCGGCGAAGGCTTTTATGTGGCTAAAAACGAAAAAGATGCCCGCTATATTTCGGAAAAGGTTAAAAAGAACTTGCGGGAAAAAATGATTCAGGCTACGCCGCAGAAAGTGACCTTGGATGATTTGTTCCAGCAGATTCAGGAAGGCGAAATGAAGGAACTGAAGCTGATTGTCAAAGCCGATGTGCAGGGCTCGGTGGAAGCGGTGCGGCAGAGTTTGGAAAAGCTGTCCAATGAAGAAGTGTTGATTCGCATTATTCACGGCGGTGTCGGCGCGATCAATGAATCGGATGTCATGCTGGCTTCGGCTTCCAATGCGATTATTATCGGTTTTAACGTTCGGCCGGAAAACAGTGCTTTGGCAACGGCCGAGCAGGAGGGAATTGATATCCGCCTGTACCGGGTTATTTACAATGCGATCGAAGATATTGAACTGGCCATGAAGGGCATGCTGGATCCGGTCTTTAAAGAGGAGATTTTGGGACACTGCGAAATCCGGGAAATTTACAAGGTTTCCGGGCTGGGTGTCATCGGCGGCGCCCATGTTACCGACGGCAAGATTCAACGCTCGGCTAAGGTTCGGCTGCTCCGGGATAATGTGGTCATTTATGACGGCGGTTTGGCTTCGCTCAAACGCTTTAAGGACGATGCCAAGGAAGTGCAGACCGGCTTTGACTGCGGTATCATGCTGGAGAAGTTTAACGATATCAAAGTCGGTGATATTGCGGAAGCATATATTATGAAAGAGATCGAGCGGTAG
- a CDS encoding transcription termination/antitermination protein NusA, producing the protein MNAEFIDALNQIEREKNIKKDVIIEALENSLLTACKKNFGSAQNITVNFDREKGDLKVLAEKEVVDKVEDPELQISLADAMKYNVNVNPGDKVQIEVTPKDFGRIAAQKAKQLVIQKIREAEKNILYNDYQEKQNELVTGTVQRVVKGMVIVEYDKVEAILAENEQVPGEVYTPNQSIKVYVLEVKQGTKSPRVMVSRSHPELVKRLFEREVPEIYNGQVEIKSISREAGSRTKIAVYAKSPEIDPIGACVGHNGIRVNGIVEELNGEKIDIIPWSEDPVEFIAASLSPSKVVKVAVSKEEKSAKVVVPDYQLSLAIGKVGQNVRLAAKLTGYRIDIKSESQDKELNFITAEEEPTIYEENRTLKD; encoded by the coding sequence TTGAACGCAGAATTTATTGACGCACTAAATCAAATTGAAAGAGAAAAGAATATTAAGAAAGATGTAATCATCGAGGCCCTGGAGAATTCCTTGCTGACGGCCTGCAAAAAAAACTTCGGCTCGGCGCAGAACATTACGGTTAACTTTGACCGGGAAAAAGGTGATCTGAAGGTGCTGGCTGAAAAAGAAGTGGTGGACAAGGTGGAAGACCCTGAACTGCAAATCTCGCTGGCCGATGCGATGAAGTATAATGTCAATGTCAATCCCGGCGATAAGGTACAGATTGAGGTGACGCCGAAAGACTTCGGCCGGATTGCCGCGCAGAAAGCCAAGCAGCTGGTCATTCAAAAAATTCGGGAAGCCGAAAAAAATATTTTGTATAATGATTATCAGGAAAAGCAAAACGAATTGGTAACCGGTACGGTGCAGCGGGTGGTCAAAGGCATGGTCATCGTCGAGTATGACAAGGTTGAAGCCATTTTGGCGGAAAATGAGCAGGTGCCGGGCGAAGTTTATACCCCGAACCAGAGCATCAAGGTTTATGTGCTGGAAGTTAAGCAAGGCACAAAAAGCCCGCGGGTCATGGTTTCCCGCTCGCATCCGGAGCTGGTTAAGCGCTTGTTTGAAAGAGAAGTGCCGGAGATTTACAACGGTCAGGTCGAGATTAAATCCATTTCTCGGGAAGCCGGTTCCCGCACCAAGATTGCGGTATACGCCAAAAGCCCGGAAATTGACCCGATTGGAGCCTGTGTCGGCCATAATGGGATTCGGGTCAATGGTATAGTGGAAGAATTAAACGGCGAAAAAATAGATATTATTCCCTGGAGCGAGGATCCGGTTGAGTTCATTGCCGCTTCGCTCAGTCCGTCCAAGGTGGTTAAAGTTGCGGTCAGTAAAGAGGAAAAATCAGCCAAGGTGGTAGTGCCCGATTATCAGCTGTCGCTGGCCATCGGCAAGGTCGGTCAAAATGTCCGGCTGGCGGCCAAACTGACCGGTTATCGGATCGATATCAAATCGGAGTCGCAGGATAAGGAACTGAATTTTATTACTGCGGAAGAGGAACCGACAATTTACGAAGAAAACCGGACGCTGAAAGATTAA
- a CDS encoding ribosome maturation factor RimP: MKERTKSEQRLTLLCVWGFPGRKEEKVKKDIVELTEKMLEPIMQKHRYELVDVEYLKENGQWYLRVYADKEGGITINDCEVISRELEEELDKADPIEEAYILEVSSPGLDRVLKKEKDFKRYMGYSVDVKLYKALEKKKEFTGELTGYTADTVTIDCDGREMVFDRSQIAQVRLTVFI; the protein is encoded by the coding sequence ATGAAGGAACGGACAAAGAGTGAGCAGCGGCTCACTCTTTTGTGTGTATGGGGGTTTCCCGGGCGCAAGGAGGAAAAGGTGAAAAAAGATATTGTTGAATTGACGGAGAAAATGCTGGAGCCGATTATGCAAAAGCATCGGTATGAATTGGTGGATGTGGAATATCTCAAAGAAAACGGCCAGTGGTACCTTCGGGTCTACGCCGACAAAGAGGGCGGCATTACGATTAATGACTGCGAGGTCATCAGCCGGGAGTTGGAGGAAGAACTGGACAAAGCCGACCCGATTGAAGAAGCTTATATTTTGGAAGTCAGCTCGCCGGGCTTGGACAGGGTTTTAAAGAAGGAAAAGGATTTTAAACGCTATATGGGCTACTCCGTGGATGTCAAGCTGTATAAGGCGCTGGAGAAGAAAAAGGAATTTACCGGCGAATTGACCGGCTACACGGCCGATACGGTTACGATTGACTGCGACGGTCGGGAAATGGTCTTTGATCGCAGTCAGATTGCTCAGGTTCGGTTAACAGTTTTCATTTAA
- a CDS encoding peroxiredoxin, with protein sequence MEQVVAMPLLGARFPEMEVQTTKGAMKLPDAYAGKWFVLFSHPGDFTPVCTTEFVSFARYADKFKELNTELIGLSVDQVVSHLKWVEWINDNSDITIPFPVIGDELGLVSNKLGMIHSAKGTNTVRAVFIVDPKGILRLMMYYPQEAGRNVLEIVRALNALQTADKYGVAAPENYPENTWIGSDVIVPPAKTEAQMQERKDAAAKGEVTLKDWWFVHKPLNK encoded by the coding sequence ATGGAACAAGTAGTAGCAATGCCTTTATTGGGAGCAAGGTTCCCGGAAATGGAAGTACAAACAACCAAAGGAGCTATGAAGCTGCCGGATGCGTATGCCGGAAAATGGTTCGTGCTGTTTAGTCATCCCGGCGATTTTACCCCGGTCTGCACGACGGAGTTTGTAAGCTTTGCCAGATATGCGGATAAGTTTAAGGAATTAAATACAGAACTGATTGGCCTGTCAGTGGATCAGGTAGTATCCCATTTGAAGTGGGTAGAATGGATCAATGACAATTCGGATATTACGATTCCGTTCCCGGTCATCGGCGATGAGCTGGGTCTGGTTTCCAACAAATTGGGCATGATTCATTCCGCTAAGGGAACCAATACCGTTCGGGCAGTCTTTATCGTTGACCCGAAGGGAATCCTGCGCTTGATGATGTACTATCCGCAGGAAGCAGGCAGAAATGTACTGGAGATCGTCAGAGCGCTGAATGCTTTGCAGACTGCCGATAAATACGGTGTAGCCGCACCGGAAAATTATCCGGAAAATACTTGGATCGGAAGCGATGTTATCGTACCGCCGGCCAAGACGGAAGCGCAAATGCAGGAAAGAAAAGACGCTGCCGCTAAGGGCGAAGTGACCTTAAAGGATTGGTGGTTTGTCCACAAGCCGCTGAATAAATAA
- a CDS encoding DUF448 domain-containing protein, whose protein sequence is MAKKIPLRKCVACQEMFAKKELLRIVRTPEGGIMIDEGGRQNGRGAYICRKQECFEKAEKTKALARSLDCDISAEVYAELKEALTKLG, encoded by the coding sequence ATGGCGAAAAAGATACCTCTGCGCAAATGTGTGGCTTGCCAGGAAATGTTTGCCAAAAAAGAACTGCTGCGCATTGTCAGGACACCGGAAGGCGGAATCATGATTGATGAGGGCGGCAGGCAAAACGGCCGGGGAGCCTATATTTGCCGAAAACAGGAATGCTTTGAAAAAGCGGAAAAAACGAAAGCGCTGGCTCGTTCCCTGGACTGTGATATTTCAGCGGAGGTTTACGCAGAGCTGAAGGAGGCGTTGACAAAACTTGGATAA
- the truB gene encoding tRNA pseudouridine(55) synthase TruB — MNGILNIYKEQGQTSHDVVAKLRRILKTRRIGHTGTLDPNAEGVLPVCIGQATKLAELLTEKEKTYLTELRLGISTDTQDAWGQVTAEKEVTAAADAVKAAVFSFVGNIWQQPPMYSAVKQGGKKLYELARAGIEVERPQRPVTIHGIEDFAALSGDSYRFTVCCSKGTYIRTLCHDIGQKLGCGAHMTRLARLQSGRFLLDTALKLAEVERLQQAGELERYLLPVDQAFDFPRFQVDAAFSKWLYAGNPVPFAHIERSAAGENQVPAALKAGELVYLYDYRRELMGIYKQEKEKFKVLKFFYQAGEADYDC, encoded by the coding sequence ATGAACGGAATTTTAAATATATATAAGGAGCAGGGGCAAACCTCGCATGATGTGGTGGCTAAACTCCGCCGAATTTTAAAAACCAGGCGGATCGGCCATACCGGCACGCTTGACCCCAATGCCGAGGGAGTGCTGCCGGTTTGCATCGGTCAGGCGACGAAACTGGCGGAGCTGCTGACTGAAAAGGAAAAGACTTATTTGACCGAGCTGCGGCTGGGAATTTCGACCGATACGCAGGATGCCTGGGGTCAGGTAACGGCGGAAAAGGAAGTAACTGCCGCTGCGGATGCGGTTAAAGCGGCGGTGTTTTCCTTTGTCGGTAATATTTGGCAGCAGCCGCCGATGTATTCGGCCGTCAAACAAGGCGGCAAAAAGCTGTATGAGCTGGCCAGAGCCGGGATTGAAGTGGAGCGGCCGCAGCGGCCGGTGACGATTCACGGGATTGAGGATTTTGCGGCGCTGAGCGGCGACAGTTATCGCTTTACCGTGTGTTGCTCCAAAGGCACTTATATTCGGACGCTGTGCCATGATATCGGTCAAAAACTGGGCTGCGGGGCTCATATGACCCGGCTTGCCCGGCTGCAGTCCGGCCGGTTTTTACTGGATACGGCGCTTAAACTGGCAGAAGTGGAGCGTTTGCAGCAGGCCGGAGAATTGGAGCGGTATTTGCTGCCCGTAGATCAGGCCTTTGACTTTCCCCGCTTTCAGGTGGATGCGGCTTTCAGCAAATGGCTGTATGCCGGTAATCCCGTGCCATTTGCGCACATAGAAAGATCGGCGGCAGGCGAAAATCAAGTGCCGGCAGCGCTGAAGGCGGGCGAGCTGGTTTATCTTTACGATTACCGGCGGGAATTGATGGGGATTTATAAACAGGAAAAAGAGAAGTTTAAGGTTTTGAAGTTTTTTTATCAGGCAGGCGAGGCAGATTATGATTGTTAG